TCAACCGTTTTGTGTACCTGTCTCGCACAGGAGCAAAACTTTACATAGATATGGGGCCAGCGGTCCCCGGTTAAATAACTGCTATACATTTAACTTAAATGGGTTGCTCGGAAAGAGATAAACCTAATAGTTTGAAAGGGGGAAATAACAATGAATGTTTTAAGCGAATTTGCAAAAATGAAACATCTTTGGTACCGCTCCAGGGAAAACAAAACAAGATGGCAAAAACAAAAAATAAGAATAATAGAGAAATTTCTAAGGCATTGTAAAAATAGAGGGGTAAAAAAAATAGGTGCAATCTCAAAATCTGAATATGACTCATTTTTTTTAGGTTTTAAAAATACTATTGAAACAAAAAGAAAATATATGTTTGTGCTGAGAGAATTCTTTAAAAAAGCCGGCGTAAGCATAAAGGTCAACACTTTAAAATATATAAATAAACAAAAACAAAAGAAATTGAAGCAAATAGAGGAGACATTACCAACACAATTAACAGAAGAAACAAAAAACAAGATATTAAAGATTTTATAGAGTGGTTTTTGTGTCTTCGGTAGCCACCTTAAAAACAACCGAAGAGGGTCCCCGGCTACCCGCCCAAAAGCCGGGGTTTTTTCTTGTGTTTTGCTTTTTGTAGCAGAACAGAAGAAAAAAAGGAGGTGAATATGCTTGCACCTGTAATGAGTTTCAAAAGTGCTACACGAGCTGAATATTTAGGCAAAACGGTCTCGCGGTCTATCAATAGAGGTTCTGCTCTATCCAGCAAGGTCACAACTGTTTTGAATGAAATACGGGAGAATCTTAGTGTAAAATCCTTGAAAAACTTTGAACAACCAACTGTTGAAGCATACGCAGACTACCTCAAAGATAGAGTAGAAGAAGGCAACATATCTCTTAGGACTGCGACAGATCGGATTAGTACTCTTAATACAATTACAACTAAGTATTTAGAAAAACAAAAGCTATTTATATCAGCGAAAGAATGGCACTTATCACGAGGTTCTCAAGATTATAGTGATATGAGTATATCTTCTGAAGTGCATCAGCAATTCTCGGAATATCTACAACAGCAGGGCACAATACAAGCAGAGGCTTTGAAATATTCAATAGGACTACAACGGAAATTGGGTCTTAGAGCAAGAGAAAGTTTTTCAATTAAGCAGACTACAATTAGAAAAGCTCTCAAAAACAATATTTTGCATATAAATAGAGATGATGGAACAAAAAATTCAAAACCGAGAGATATAACTATTAAAATAGAATCTCAAAGAGAAATCCTAAAAAATGCATTAAATTTCATGAAGGAACACAAGTGGAAAAGTCTAATTAAGCCTACTACAACAAGATTAAGCCATTCCGGCTGGGCATATCGACAGGTAACTAAGTTTAGGGAAGCTATAAACAGTAATTATAATTTTCATGCTGAACGGCATTCTTTTGCACACGAACAATATGCAAATACCTGGAAGGAACAAGCAGGTATAGCTGTGGATTGTCCAGTTGTGTATGGTGGTAATAACTGGATATCCTATGCAGAAGAAAAGACAAGCCTTGGTGAGGAAGAAATAGAGAAGATAGATAAGGATATCCGGGAGGAAATCTCCCATGAATTGGGACATAACCGATTGGAAATCACAAATACCTATCTTGGCAAATAATCCCCACGGACGCATTTTAAAGCCTATAAAGCAATGATGGATCCTTAAGGTGACTTTATTCCTATCTCGGACAGGGATAATTTCATCACCTCACGAGTCAATCGTGCCTCTACAGGGCTTAAAATGCGTATACGGGGACTTAATTAAGTAAGAAAACGAAAAGGTCTAATCAGCCCTGCTATTATCAACCCGTTCTAATCTAAGTTGTATTTGATTCCACTCGAAGATTCAGTT
This is a stretch of genomic DNA from Caldisericota bacterium. It encodes these proteins:
- a CDS encoding integrase domain-containing protein, with amino-acid sequence MLAPVMSFKSATRAEYLGKTVSRSINRGSALSSKVTTVLNEIRENLSVKSLKNFEQPTVEAYADYLKDRVEEGNISLRTATDRISTLNTITTKYLEKQKLFISAKEWHLSRGSQDYSDMSISSEVHQQFSEYLQQQGTIQAEALKYSIGLQRKLGLRARESFSIKQTTIRKALKNNILHINRDDGTKNSKPRDITIKIESQREILKNALNFMKEHKWKSLIKPTTTRLSHSGWAYRQVTKFREAINSNYNFHAERHSFAHEQYANTWKEQAGIAVDCPVVYGGNNWISYAEEKTSLGEEEIEKIDKDIREEISHELGHNRLEITNTYLGK